The following are encoded in a window of Castanea sativa cultivar Marrone di Chiusa Pesio chromosome 5, ASM4071231v1 genomic DNA:
- the LOC142634648 gene encoding uncharacterized protein LOC142634648 — protein MIQATSRALKPSRPRLMIPRDTDDARRSAIFQTYTKCGDKTCKVIINSGSCINAVSSNVVSRLGLKLIPHPNPYKVSWVDTSSIAIKERCVVPLQFLTYKAEIWCDVIPMDVGHIILGRPWLYDLDVTLHGQSNSCSFMFEGKKIVLNPLKSKPLDMSKKPEAPKAKGLNTISPKAFKRVAVEESIVFVLVARELYRETCEEQPEEVRSVLQEFKDVFLEELPDHLPPMRDIQHAIDFMLGTTLPNLPHYRMSPAEHA, from the exons ATGATTCAAGCTACCTCGCGTGCATTAAAGCCATCTCGCCCCAGGTTGATGATTCCAAG AGACACTGATGATGCTCGAAGAAGTGCCATCTTCCAGACTTACACTAAGTGTGGAGATAAAACTTGCAAGGTTATTATCAATAGTGGGAGTTGCATTAATGCGGTGTCCTCTAACGTTGTTTCCCGCCTAGGTTTGAAATTGATCCCACACCCTAACCCATATAAAGTTTCTTGGGTGGATACTTCCTCCATagccataaaagaaagatgtgttgTCCCACTTCAATTTCTCACCTACAAGGCGGAAATATGGTGTGACGTAATTCCCATGGATGTAGGGCATATTATCTTAGGTAGACCTTGGCTTTATGATTTGGATGTCACCCTTCATGGGCAATCCAATTCTTGCTCATTTATGTTTGAAGGCAAGAAGATTGTGCTTAATCCTTTGAAATCCAAGCCACTCGACATGAGCAAGAAGCCAGAAGCACCAAAGGCGAAAGGTTTGAACACCATAAGCCCAAAGGCATTTAAGAGGGTAGCAGTTGAAGAATCCATTGTGTTTGTCTTAGTTGCTAGGGAACTTTATAGAGAGACCTGTGAGGAGCAACCTGAAGAAGTGAGGTCCGTGCTCCAGGAATTTAAGGATGTTTTCCTTGAGGAACTCCCCGATCATTTACCGCCCATGCGTGATATCCAACACGCCATAGATTTTATGCTCGGAACGACCCTACCTAACTTGCCTCACTATAGGATGAGCCCTGCAGAACATGCCTAG
- the LOC142634649 gene encoding uncharacterized protein LOC142634649 yields MDFVLGLPRTFRKHDSILVVVDRFFKMAHFLPCSKTSDASKIAKLYFDEIVKLYGLPKTIVSDRDVRFMSYFWKTLWHLVGTFFTKFHPQTDGQIEVVNRSLGNLLRCLVGEANRNWDSILPIAQLAYNSSINRSIGVSPFEVVHGYTPRKPLDLLPMSPHVRISESAKAFARHVHDLHTEIHKKIQVGDYVMIRIRPKRFPSETVKKLQAHSAAIPDTPFDEPLLDPIDASMPTLLPLNLPYTHKESIDAILDEQIVSTTDGGVHCFLVRWRGQPDSDCTWITRDELQRLDPDLLEYYQSSSTFHSTGSSSSHSGGVGADTRYRPPIIHMCQLQFA; encoded by the exons ATGGACTTTGTGCTAGGTTTACCCCGCACCTTTAGGAAGCATGATTCTATCCTAGTAGTTGTTGATCGCTTCTTTAAGATGGCTCATTTCCTACCATGTTCTAAGACTTCTGATGCTTCTAAGATTGCAAAGCTTTACTTTGATGAGATTGTCAAGCTTTATGGTCTTCCCAAAACCATAGTGTCTGATAGGGATGTTCGCTTcatgagttatttttggaagaccttGTGGCATTTAGTAGGCACCTTTTTCACGAAATTTCATCCTCAAACTGATGGTCAAATTGAGGTAGTTAATCGTAGTCTAGGGAACCTCCTTCGGTGTCTAGTGGGTGAAGCCAATCGGAATTGGGATTCAATTCTTCCTATAGCCCAACTTGCATATAATAGCTCTATCAATAGGTCTATAGGTgttagtccttttgaggttgtGCATGGATATACACCTAGGAAGCCCTTAGATCTTTTGCCCATGTCCCCACATGTTAGGATTTCTGAATCTGCTAAGGCATTTGCACGACATGTTCATGATTTGCATACTgagattcacaaaaaaattcag GTAGGAGATTATGTCATGATTCGGATTCGACCTAAACGGTTTCCCTCTGAGACCGTTAAGAAATTGCAGGCTCATAGTGCCG CTATTCCTGATACTCCTTTTGATGAGCCTTTGCTTGATCCTATTGATGCCTCTATGCCTACCCTTTTACCCTTAAATTTGCCCTATACACATAAAGAATCTATTGATGCTATTTTAGATGAGCAGATTGTTTCTACCACGGATGGAGGAGTTCACTGTTTCCTAGTTCGGTGGCGCGGGCAACCAGATTCTGATTGCACATGGATTACTAGAGATGAGCTACAGCGACTGGATCCTGACTTACTAGAGTACTATCAGAGCTCTTCAACTTTCCACTCGACGGGGTCGAGTTCTTCTCACTCGGGGGGAGTTGGTGCAGACACAAGATACaggcccccaattatacacat GTGCCAACTCCAGTTTGCTtag
- the LOC142634277 gene encoding receptor-like protein EIX2 yields the protein MGASLASHLIFLLWFFASTVSLSFFKAESNVFCNEKEKQALLSLKRGLTDPENVLSSWSDHEDCCRWEGVHCDNKTGQVTELSVNSAGGEVSSSLLELEHLNYLDLSHNNFNCTRIPSFLGSMGSLTHLDLSGANFCGLIPHQLGNLSSLRYLSLEYNPGIYVDNLRWMSGLSAIQYLILSSADLHREDDWVQIMSKFPSLSELRLSGCQLNSLNPSLGFVNFTSVTSLDLSSNNFNHEIPNWFSNLSTSLSALELDSASLKGEIPPSIFNYQKLEYLILDDNYQLTGTIPESIGQIQHLRFLDLNDNSISGSIPSSIGNLSSMEILFLHHNKLNGTVPKSLGLLSSLVSLGIYDNSLTGTLGEEHFSKLLHLKELGISHNAHLFLNVNSNWVPPFQLTEALMSSCKVGPKFPTWLQTQRFLRVLDMSKTEISDKVPSWFWNWTSNIETINLSNNHIEGDVSDVLLNSSVLNLRSNQFKGQMPQISANVKELNIADNLLSGPISTFMCQKKNRENELEVLDASNNHLFGELSHCWRYWESLKHLNLGSNSLIGRIPNSMGSLANLISLRLQNNTISGEIPSSLKNCLQIEFIDMGENHLLGTIPLWIGEMTSLLIFRLRSNEFKGHIPQQICQLTHLRVLDLANNSLSGPIPKCLKNISAMAFPDPDIVTFSYGKFGFDYDFVYDGNNLMLVPKGHKLEYEKNLAFVKSIDLSCNNLNGSIPTEISVLFELNFLNLSENHLMGNIPEKFGSMKQLESVDLSRNNLSGEIPPSMSNLTFLSYLDLSYNNLSGRIPSSTQLQSFDAARYIGNPQLCGDPLPKKCTIEEESLNRSRIGKTDDDSEISSFYISMAVGFIASFWAVCGALFFNRTWRHTYFRFLDGTKDWLLEKLCSCNLSKWKASS from the coding sequence atgggTGCCTCTCTTGCATCTCATTTGATTTTCTTACTATGGTTCTTTGCCTCTACTGTCAGTTTAAGCTTTTTTAAAGCAGAGTCAAATGTTTTTTGCAACGAGAAGGAGAAACAAGCACTTCTAAGCCTCAAACGAGGTCTCACTGATCCTGAAAATGTACTCTCATCCTGGTCAGATCATGAAGATTGTTGTAGATGGGAAGGAGTTCACTGCGACAACAAAACTGGTCAAGTCACAGAGTTATCAGTAAACTCGGCAGGTGGTGAGGTTAGTTCTTCGTTGCTAGAACTAGAACATTTGAATTACTTGGATTTGAgtcacaataattttaattgtaccCGTATTCCAAGTTTCCTTGGTTCAATGGGCAGTCTGACACATCTTGACCTCTCGGGGGCTAACTTCTGTGGACTCATTCCTCATCAACTTGGTAACCTTTCAAGCCTTCGATATCTATCTCTAGAATATAATCCTGGCATCTATGTAGATAACCTTCGTTGGATGTCTGGTCTCTCTGCCATTCAATACCTTATCCTGAGCTCAGCCGACCTTCACAGAGAAGATGATTGGGTTCAAATAATGAGTAAGTTCCCATCTCTTTCGGAGCTACGCTTGTCAGGTTGTCAACTTAATAGTCTGAACCCATCTCTTGGATTTGTCAATTTCACGTCTGTTACTTCCCTTGATCTCTCCTCTAATAATTTCAATCATGAGATACCAAATTGGTTCTCTAATCTCAGTACAAGCCTCTCAGCGCTTGAACTGGACAGCGCTTCTCTAAAAGGCGAGATACCGCCTAGCATATTCAATTATCAGAAATTAGAATATCTAATATTGGATGACAATTATCAGCTTACTGGAACGATTCCAGAGTCTATAGGCCAAATTCAACATCTAAGATTTCTTGATCTCAATGATAATTCTATAAGTGGATCTATTCCTTCATCTATTGGGAATTTATCTTCTATGGAAATATTATTTCTCCACCATAATAAGTTGAATGGCACCGTTCCAAAGAGTCTTGGGCTTCTCTCAAGTCTAGTGTCATTGGGTATCTACGATAATTCCTTAACAGGCACACTAGGTGAAGAGCATTTCTCCAAGCTGTTGCATTTAAAGGAATTGGGTATATCTCACAATGCACATTTGTTCTTAAATGTGAATTCCAATTGGGTTCCTCCTTTTCAACTTACAGAAGCCCTGATGAGCTCCTGCAAGGTGGGTCCCAAGTTTCCTACATGGTTACAAACACAAAGATTCCTAAGAGTTTTAGACATGTCTAAGACGGAAATTTCAGACAAGGTTCCAAGTTGGTTTTGGAATTGGACTTCAAACATTGAAACTATCAATCTTTCTAACAACCACATAGAAGGGGATGTATCAGATGTTTTGCTAAATTCTTCAGTCTTAAATCTAAGATCCAATCAGTTCAAGGGTCAAATGCCACAAATATCTGCAAATGTCAAAGAGCTCAATATTGCTGACAACTTACTTTCTGGACCAATTTCCACTTTCATGTGCCAAAAGAAGAACAGAGAAAATGAATTAGAGGTTTTGGATGCATCAAACAATCACTTATTTGGAGAACTTTCTCATTGTTGGAGGTATTGGGAGTCTTTGAAGCATTTAAACTTGGGGAGTAATAGCTTAATAGGCAGAATTCCTAACTCCATGGGGTCTTTAGCTAATCTCATATCTTTGCGTTTACAGAACAATACCATCTCTGGAGAAATTCCCTCTTCATTGAAAAACTGCTTACAGATAGAGTTCATTGATATGGGTGAAAATCATTTGTTGGGGACCATACCACTTTGGATTGGAGAGATGACAAGTCTTTTAATTTTCAGGTTAAGATCAAATGAATTCAAGGGCCATATACCTCAACAAATATGCCAACTTACTCATCTTAGAGTTTTGGATCTAGCCAATAATAGCCTCTCAGGACCCATACCAAAATGCTTGAAAAATATTAGTGCTATGGCATTTCCAGATCCTGATATTGTAACATTTTCATATGGCAAGTTTGGATTTGATTATGATTTTGTATACGACGGTAATAACCTTATGTTGGTTCCCAAAGGGCATAAATTAGAATATGAGAAGAACCTTGCATTTGTTAAGAGCATAGATCTTTCATGCAACAACTTGAATGGATCAATCCCTACTGAAATTTCAGTTctttttgaattaaattttctgaACTTATCTGAAAATCATTTGATGGGAAACATACCAGAAAAATTTGGGAGTATGAAACAGTTAGAATCAGTTGATCTCTCACGGAATAATCTATCGGGGGAAATTCCTCCAAGCATGTCTAATTTGACATTTCTGAGTTACTTGGACTTGTCATACAACAACTTATCTGGCAGAATTCCTTCAAGCACTCAACTTCAATCTTTTGATGCAGCTAGATACATTGGCAATCCTCAACTTTGTGGTGATCCTCTTCCAAAAAAATGCACTATAGAGGAAGAATCTTTGAATAGATCCCGAATTGGCAAAACTGATGACGACTCTGAAATTTCCAGCTTCTATATAAGTATGGCAGTTGGATTCATAGCTAGCTTTTGGGCAGTTTGTGGAGCTCTCTTCTTCAATAGGACGTGGAGGCATACTTATTTCAGATTTTTAGATGGCACAAAGGATTGGTTACTGGAAAAGCTTTGCAGCTGCAACCTTAGCAAATGGAAGGCATCTAGCTAA
- the LOC142634255 gene encoding uncharacterized protein LOC142634255 isoform X2, protein MAEPKPEPVVSPEEKDVKAPNIIERAKEEIEAIVHTDNSPHHHKETHGRSDDIDENTPVDEVKGPNVFERVKEEMEALVGAILPKKKSNGHESSSK, encoded by the exons ATGGCTGAGCCAAAGCCAGAGCCTGTAGTGTCTCCAGAAG aaaaagatgtaaaagCACCAAATATCATTGAGAGAGCTAAGGAAGAGATTGAAGCAATAGTTCACACTGACAATTCACCACACCATCACAAGGAAACGCATGGAAGGAGTGATGACATTGATGAGAACACCCCGGTAGATGAAGTCAAAGGGCCAAATGTTTTTGAACGAGTGAAGGAAGAGATGGAGGCCCTTGTTGGAGCAATTCTTCCTAAGAAAAAATCCAATGGTCATGAGTCATCTTCAAAGTAA
- the LOC142634255 gene encoding uncharacterized protein LOC142634255 isoform X1 yields MAEPKPEPVVSPEEEKDVKAPNIIERAKEEIEAIVHTDNSPHHHKETHGRSDDIDENTPVDEVKGPNVFERVKEEMEALVGAILPKKKSNGHESSSK; encoded by the exons ATGGCTGAGCCAAAGCCAGAGCCTGTAGTGTCTCCAGAAG aagaaaaagatgtaaaagCACCAAATATCATTGAGAGAGCTAAGGAAGAGATTGAAGCAATAGTTCACACTGACAATTCACCACACCATCACAAGGAAACGCATGGAAGGAGTGATGACATTGATGAGAACACCCCGGTAGATGAAGTCAAAGGGCCAAATGTTTTTGAACGAGTGAAGGAAGAGATGGAGGCCCTTGTTGGAGCAATTCTTCCTAAGAAAAAATCCAATGGTCATGAGTCATCTTCAAAGTAA
- the LOC142633538 gene encoding uncharacterized protein LOC142633538 produces the protein MKRRFCCFIIALQIVSWASATSRPFPPNDSLGAPLPGPDQGSESSNVSLDKEEGLKSMKGEENMSKEAMYKTSNIGSAPPSCEHKCYGCIPCEAIQVPTTFRHSHVGIQYANYEPEGWKCKCGPFFYSP, from the exons ATGAAGAGAaggttttgttgttttattatagCTCTGCAAATAGTGAGCTGGGCTTCTGCAACAAGCAGGCCTTTTCCACCAAATGATAGTCTTGGTGCTCCTCTACCAG GGCCAGACCAGGGCTCTGAGTCTTCAAATGTTTCCTTGGACAAAGAAGAg GGTCTCAAAAGCATGAAAGGAGAGGAAAATATGAGCAAAGAAGCAATGTACAAAACAAGCAATATAGGGTCAGCTCCACCAAGCTGTGAGCACAAGTGTTATGGGTGCATTCCATGTGAAGCCATTCAAGTACCCACCACCTTTAGACACAGCCATGTGGGTATCCAATATGCAAACTATGAGCCTGAGGGTTGGAAATGCAAATGTGGTCCTTTCTTTTACAGTCCATAA
- the LOC142633760 gene encoding uncharacterized protein LOC142633760 isoform X1, whose amino-acid sequence MASKASLADQQKLVQENIHAQIKSFSMSMDEILLPDSKRIGEAHELPPQPTAAPRRSGLGFAVGRHDQPTDHPVVPETRSLKCTELSERLKDLIGYKLDIKPSQIPHKEAGQGLYLDGEADVGTAIAFYPGVIYSPAYYRYIPGYPRVDAHNTYLITRYDGTVINAQPWGLGGETREVWDGLSLAEFKPDTQGVDKGSDRFWKMLNTPLVGTQAGLSSDVLERRNPLAFAHFANHPAKGMVPNVMICPYDFPLTEKDMRAYIPNVLFGKAEEVKMKRLGSFWFKFGGSGDGGPEVPVLKTLVLVATRALHDEEILLNYRLSNSKRRPAWYTPVDEEEDRRRWS is encoded by the exons ATGGCTAGTAAAGCCTCTCTTGCTGATCAACAGAAGCTAGTCCAAGAAAACATCCATGCTCAGATTAAAAGTTTCTCCATGTCTATGGATGAAATTCTACTTCCTGATTCTAAAAGGATAGGTGAGGCACACGAATTGCCTCCACAACCAACAGCTGCTCCTCGTCGGAGTGGCCTTGGTTTTGCTGTTGGCAGGCATGACCAACCTACTGACCATCCTG TTGTACCTGAAACAAGGTCTTTAAAATGTACTGAACTCTCTGAAAGACTAAAGGACCTCATTGGTTACAAGCTTGATATCAAACCATCTCAAATACCCCATAAGGAAGCTGGCCAAGGTTTATATTTAGATGGTGAAGCTGATGTTGGTACTGCGATAGCCTTCTACCCTGGTGTAATATACTCTCCAGCTTACTATCGTTACATTCCTGGATACCCAAGAGTCGATGCACATAACACATATCTGATCACAAGGTATGATGGAACTGTCATCAATGCCCAACCATGGGGTTTAGGGGGTGAAACCCGGGAAGTTTGGGATGGCCTCAGCTTGGCAGAATTTAAGCCTGATACTCAGGGTGTTGATAAAGGTTCAGACCGATTCTGGAAGATGCTCAATACTCCTTTAGTAGGTACACAAGCAGGATTGAGTTCAGATGTATTGGAGCGGAGAAACCCATTAGCTTTTGCTCATTTTGCTAACCACCCAGCAAAGGGTATGGTTCCAAACGTCATGATTTGCCCTTATGATTTCCCATTGACTGAGAAGGATATGAGAGCCTATATTCCCAATGTCTTGTTTGGAAAAGCTGAAGAAGTAAAGATGAAAAGACTTGGCAGCTTTTGGTTCAAATTTGGGGGTTCAGGAGATGGTGGGCCCGAGGTTCCTGTTCTGAAGACTCTTGTTCTGGTGGCTACTAGGGCACTTCATGATGAAGAAATTCTGTTAAACTACAGGCTGAGCAACTCAAAGCGACGGCCAGCATGGTATACTCCAGTTGATGAAGAGGAGGACCGAAGGAGATGGAGCTAA